Proteins from a single region of Budorcas taxicolor isolate Tak-1 chromosome 7, Takin1.1, whole genome shotgun sequence:
- the SUGP2 gene encoding SURP and G-patch domain-containing protein 2 yields MAARRIAQETFDAVLQEKANRYMDPSGEAVGETLQFKAQDLLRTVPRARADMFDDIHSDSRYTLGASVTHPRDTGREGLRGDIFPGPSFRSSNPSVSEDSYFRKECSRDLEFSHPNSRDQVFGHRKLGHFRSQDWKFALHGSWEQDFAHSVSQEPSWSQECSFGPSSLLGSFGSSRLIEKECLEKESRDYDVDRPGEADSVLRGSSQAQGRGRGLSLADQEGALLGKGETQGLLTSKAGVGKLVMLRNVSTKKVPTMSRITPKTQGTNQIQKTTSSPDVTLATNPGTEEVQFPTRKVPLGLDLKDVRLPRRKMSFDIIDKSDVFSRFGIEIIKWAGFHTIKDDVKFSQLFQTLFELETETCAKMLASFKCSLKPEHRDFCFFTIKFLKHSALKTPRVDNEFLNMLLDKGAVKTKNCFFEIIKPFDKYIMRLQDRLLKSVTPLLMACNAYELSVKMKTLTNPLDLAIALETTNSLCRKSLALLGQTFSLASSFRQEKILEAVGLQDIAPSPAAFPNFEDSTLFGREYIDHLKAWLVSSGCPLQVKKAESEPTRDEEKAVPPTKPEIQAKALSGLSDGPMRSSMFLREDLLCVPEVPQRADHKVADIIDQLVARVIGGNLSPRERALLKEDPAYWFLSDDSSLEYKYYKLKLAEMQRMSQTLSGADQKPVAAECAVRAMLYARAVRSLKRRLLPGRRRGHLRTQGLRGWKVRRATTGTQTLLSSGTRLKHHGRQAPGSLQGKPPQPDRSDAAKDCPPELAGPSPRDPSPEASGPSPKPAGLDVSEAPQTSSPCPSIDVDTKTMETAEKLAKFVAQVGPEIEQFSIENSIDNPDLWFLHDQNSSAFKFYRKKVFELCPSICFASSPLTLHASESADSQESPLEPMEGEGEFEDEPSQHEAELESPEVMPEEEEEEDEEEDEEGGEEAAPPEGASRPAEGSKSEGSEGSPPADGLLSEVAEDSPAGGPALSQASSGACFPRKRISSKSLKVGMIPAPKRLCLIQEPKVHEPVRIAYDRPRGRPVSKKKKPKDFDFAQQKLTDKNLGFQMLQKMGWKEGHGLGSCGKGIREPVSVGSASEGEGLGADGQEHKEDTFDVFRQRMMQMYRHRRASK; encoded by the exons ATCTTCTAAGGACAGTCCCAAGAGCCAGAGCAGATATGTTTGATGACATTCACAGTGACAGCAGGTACACTCTGGGTGCATCTGTAACTCATCCTCGAGACACTGGGAGAGAAGGCCTGAGAGGTGATATATTTCCAGGACCTTCCTTCAGGTCAAGCAACCCTTCTGTAAGTGAAGACAGCTACTTTCGCAAAGAATGTAGCCGGGATCTGGAATTTTCCCACCCTAACTCCCGAGACCAGGTCTTTGGCCACCGGAAACTGGGACATTTCCGTTCTCAGGACTGGAAGTTTGCACTCCATGGCTCTTGGGAACAAGACTTTGCCCACTCAGTTTCTCAAGAACCCTCTTGGTCACAGGAGTGTAGTTTTGGCCCTTCTTCGTTACTGGGGAGCTTTGGCTCCTCCAGGCTGATTGAGAAAGAGTGCTTGGAGAAAGAGAGTCGTGATTATGACGTGGACCGTCCAGGGGAGGCAGACTCTGTgctcaggggcagcagccaagccCAGGGCAGAGGCCGAGGCCTGAGCCTTGCCGACCAGGAGGGTGCTCTCTTGGGAAAGGGGGAGACTCAAGGCCTGCTCACTTCTAAAGCGGGGGTTGGGAAACTTGTCATGCTGAGAAACGTGAGCACGAAAAAGGTACCCACTATGAGTCGTATCACTCCCAAAACTCAGGGCACTAACCAAATCCAGAAAACCACTTCAAGTCCTGATGTGACCCTGGCGACgaacccagggacagaagaggtCCAGTTCCCTACCCGGAAAGTCCCTCTGGGGCTTGATCTGAAGGATGTCCGGCTCCCCAGGAGAAAGATGAGCTTCGACATCATAGATAAGTCGGATGTCTTCTCGAGATTTGGGATAGAAATAATCAAGTGGGCAGGATTCCACACCATAAAAGATGATGTTAAATTTTCCCAGCTTTTCCAGACTCTCTTTGAACTTGAAACAGAAACCTGTGCTAAAATGCTCGCCTCATTCAAATGCTCATTAAAACCAGAGCACagagatttttgcttttttactatCAAATTTTTAAAGCACTCTGCTTTGAAAACACCCAGAGTTGATAACGAGTTTTTAAACATGCTTTTAGACAAAGGTGCTGTGAAGACCAAAAATTGCTTTTTTGAAATCATAAAGCCCTTTGATAAATACATAATGAGACTACAAGACCGGCTGCTGAAGAGTGTCACACCCCTGCTCATGGCCTGCAATGCCTACGAGCTGAGTGTGAAGATGAAGACCCTCACTAACCCCCTGGACTTGGCTATTGCCCTGGAGACCACCAATTCTCTCTGCCGGAAGTCTTTAGCTCTTCTGGGACAGACATTCTCCTTGGCCTCTTCCTTCCGGCAAGAGAAAATCCTGGAAGCCGTCGGCCTCCAAGATATAGCTCCATCTCCTGCCGCATTTCCAAACTTCGAGGACTCTACTCTGTTTGGGAGAGAGTACATCGATCACCTGAAGGCCTGGCTGGTCAGCAGTGGGTGTCCACTCCAGGTCAAGAAAGCTGAATCCGAGCCAACCCGAGATGAGGAGAAAGCTGTTCCTCCTACAAAACCTGAAATTCAGGCCAAGGCTCTGAGTGGTCTGAGTGATG GCCCCATGCGGTCCAGTATGTTTCTCAGAGAAGACCTTCTGTGTGTTCCAGAGGTGCCCCAGCGAGCAGATCACAAGGTGGCGGACATCATTGACCAGCTGGTCGCACGCGTCATTGGAGGCAACCTGTCTCCCAGAGAGAGAGCTCTTCTCAAGGAGGACCCTGCTTACTG GTTTTTGTCTGATGACAGTAGTCTGGAGTATAAATATTACAAGCTGAAGCTGGCAGAAATGCAGCGGATGAGCCAGACCTTGTCAGGAGCAGATCAGAAGCCAGTGGCAGCAGAGTGTGCGGTCCGGGCTATGCTGTATGCCCGGGCGGTCCGGAGCCTCAAGAGGAGGCTGCTACCAGGGCGGCGGCGGGGGCACCTTCGAACTCAAGGGCTCCGGGGCTGGAAAGTGAGGAGAGCCACCACCGGGACCCAGACCCTACTCTCCTCAGGCACCAGGCTGAAACACCATGGCCGGCAGGCTCCGGGCTCCCTGCAGGGCAAGCCACCCCAGCCAGACAGAAGTGATGCTGCCAAGGACTGCCCCCCAGAGCTGGCTGGACCCTCACCTCGGGACCCCAGCCCTGAAGCCTCCGGCCCATCCCCCAAACCAGCAGGCTTGGATGTCTCCGAAGCCCCTCAGACCTCTTCTCCCTGCCCGTCTATTGATG TTGATACGAAGACAATGGAGACTGCAGAGAAACTGGCCAAATTTGTTGCTCAGGTGggaccagagattgaacagtTCAGCATAGAAAACAGCATTGACAACCCTGACCTGTG GTTTCTACATGACCAAAATAGCTCAGCTTTCAAATTCTATCGAAAAAAGGTATTTGAACTGTGCCCGTCGATTTGCTTTGCGTCATCTCCACTGACCCTCCACGCCAGTGAGAGTGCCGATTCTCAGGAGAGCCCCCTGGAGCCCATGGAAGGAGAAGGAGAGTTTGAGGACGAGCCCTCTCAGCATGAGGCTGAGCTGGAGAGCCCAGAGGTGAtgcctgaggaggaggaggaggaggacgaagAGGAGGACGAGGAAGGGGGTGAGGAGGCCGCCCCTCCTGAAGGGGCCTCCAGGCCGGCAGAAGGGTCCAAGTCTGAGGGCTCGGAGGGCAGCCCCCCAGCTGATGGCCTCCTGAGCGAGGTGGCCGAGGACAGCCCGGCTGGCGGGCCTGCCCTGTCCCAGGCCTCCTCAGGGGCCTGCTTCCCCCGGAAGAGGATCAGCAGCAAGTCACTGAAGGTCGGCATGATCCCAGCTCCCAAGAGGCTGTGTCTCATCCAGGAGCCCAAGG TTCACGAACCAGTTCGAATTGCCTATGACAGGCCTCGGGGTCGCCCCGTGTCCAAGAAGAAG AAACCCAAGGACTTTGACTTTGCCCAGCAGAAGCTGACCGACAAGAACCTGGGGTTCCAGATGCTACAGAAGATGGGCTGGAAGGAGGGCCACGGCCTGGGCTCCTGTGGGAAGGGCATCAGGGAGCCGGTCAGCGT GGGAAGCGCGTCggaaggggaggggctgggtgcCGACGGGCAGGAGCACAAAGAAGACACGTTTGACGTGTTCCGTCAGAGGATGATGCAGATGTACAGACACAGACGGGCCAGCAAATAG